Part of the Falco cherrug isolate bFalChe1 chromosome 1, bFalChe1.pri, whole genome shotgun sequence genome, CCCTGAAGAATCCACAAGTCAGCAGGTGCTGGGAAATAatcctcctccaccagctccactTAACCCAGGCTGTCCCCGAGTCCCTGCTGGTATAAGAGAAGCTTTCTGCTTGTCCACgcagctccccaggctgcactGGATTTGGACTGCTGAcacaagaaaaagacagaataaCCTAAGCCACACTATGAACCTCTGGTTCTGAAAAACCTCCAAGCCTCAGAAATCTGCTCTATCTGCTGTAATAAAACCAGCAGGACTAGAACAAGCGTATGTTATCTTCCTCTGGGTTGCAAGGCAAGGAAAGCTTCCCCTGCAGCCATTAGCTCAGCAGCTTTATGTCACAGCTCCCCAGGACCACCTGGACATACACGCTGGCGTGCAGACCACCAGCTCTGGCAGAGGGACACACTCTTTCTAAACAACCTGTGCTGCCTATTTCTAGATGCAAAGTTGCTGACAGGCTGCAAGACCCCTAACTCCAGCGACCTGCTTTAGAGCAGTCTGCCCCGCACCCTCCGCTTACTGCTTTGAACACATCATATTTACTAGGTCTGGCCAGTCACTCCTCCTCTCAGCATCCTCCGTTTCTGCCATCCTCCCTGGGCCCCTCCAACATGATCTTTGTTTCCTTAATCTTCAAGTCTATTAATAACACctaataattattttgttcCAAGCCTGCTGAGTAATGACTGCTGACACTTCTATTACATTACTATTCCtgtaaagaaagcaagctttAATACACTGAATATCTGCGGAGAGGAGTGACAAGAACAGTGCTTGCCATCCTCTCTTCCTACATGTTCCACAGGGCAGGGAAAGAGCCAAGCACTTTATTCTCAACGTATCTTCAACAGTGCCACAACTATGCAACCTGGTTCAGAATGatgaactaaaaaaataaacgatgaaaaaaaatatgtttaaagtTCACATAGAAGAGAGTTCAAATAcaagaagcaggaggaagaaaaaacacagtgacAAACAGCACCTACGATCTTTAGGTACCTTCCTTATGAGAAGCTTCTACACCGGGTTCTCTTGCTCAACCCAACACTCCCCGCAGATCCTCCGGAGGTGCTGGGCTTTGGCATTTCCTTCAtctaatcaaaataaaatctgctcAGCTTAAGAATTCAACCCACATGGATTACAGAAATTCAAAGCGATAGTGCAAGAAGCGCACAGAGCACGGAGGAAGAGTGAATTAATAGCTTCCTTCATTAAAGCTTACCTTCAAAGAAGTCAGCAACAGAACTCGTCACATCACCATTTTCTcgcagacatttatttttatattcacaaGAGGATGAATGTAAAAGAAATTTATGTAGATGCTAAATCAAGGCTTTTGTTCCTAACTAGAAAGAAGTCACtctctgcattttaattatcttctttAGAGCAGGACTGATGTTTCAACCACTGCGCTCTTGTACTAACTCTTTTGAAAAGAGATTACGTAAGAGATTAAATGCAACACAAGGTAACACCACCTCCTGCAAAAACCCCTCTTGGATCACTTCATCTTGATCTAATTTGATCATGGCTggtttcccagctgctgcaccgAACAAGTAGCCCAAGCCAAGacccaaacagcagcagagctgagagtAATCGGTTCGCCCACTTTTAAGAGGCGCTTTCAGCCCTACAGAAACAGACAACCGTTCAGAGACCTACGGCATCTACCTTCAAAAGACAAGCACATCAGGACAATTCCAGATGGTACACTGAAAAAATGAGGTCATTTTATTAATGATTAGACTCTGCGCTGGCAACAATCATTAAGCTAGTACAGACAGACTTCAATCAAAGCATGAGCTCTGAATCAGAAGTCATAAAGTGACATGATGCCTTAATAAATTAAGGAAGTTGTTAATTCCTCTCAGTCATCAACTCTTCACTTGAAGTTCTTCGCAAATTCCTCTCCTTTCTTAATAGAAGCCTTCAGCTCAGACATGGCCTCAGCAACCATCTTCTCTTCAAAGGGGGAGATCTTGCCAATACCTAGGTTCTTCTCAATTCCATTTTTCTGAGGGAAAGAGGATTTAAGGATTAACCATTCATTGAACGACCTGGAGAGTAACTTAACAGCTCTGATTAAGTATTATCCAGCTGAGATGGAGACCCTGCCTGGCACCTCTGTCATCTCTAGCCTGCTAACCCTGCGCTGTGCTTCCCAGCAAGGCTAAAGAGCCTCATTATTACCTGCAGCAACTTCTACAGCCTTCACAAACTTCTCATTCACTGTTCACAAGTGTGAAACCCGAAGCTAGCCCATCGGCTCCTTCAAGAGGAGATTGATATCAACTGCTTCTTCATGCCTCTCCCTATCTTCAAACCCACCATTTGGCAAGAGAATCTCTCCCCCGGCGTAAACCCTTGGCTTGCAATCTGAAACTGCTTCAGATTGCACTCCTAGGTTTTCAAGACCTCGTGCCTACATCTAAACTGCTCCCCCTTCATACCCCCTCTCCTTCCATTCCCTCACCAACCAGCACCTCAGACAGCATACACCACCCTTCGCACCCCAGCAGCTACAacagggctgcagcatccttgTTTTTCACTCCACCCGCAGGGGAAGGGTGACAAAAGGAACACTTCTTTCAAAGTTCAATAGAGGTCTTGAAAGCAATCTATTAATCCTAATCCATGCTACAGTTCCCGATGTGCCTCAATTTCTGAGGGATTTACTTGCAGCAGATCAAGCCGAGGGGACAGGATTGCCGACTCTGGTTAATCATATGAAAGCCCTTCATAAACAGGCACCGACTTGAGGCAAGCGTGATCTCTTAAGCCAAGCCTGAATCTCTGGTTACTCAGTGACCCACAGGCTAAGAGcagataaaagcagcagcatccctgtcaAGCATGAGGTATATGCTGAAGTACCATACCCAAAAACATTCAAGAAGTCTAAGAGGTACGCTCAGCTGTTACCTTCAGTGATTCCTAGCATCAGACTAAATTGAAATCACCGAGTACAAACCACAAAACTAAATCAGTAGCTGCTGTTTATAAGCCCCATCATTTAAAGTACATACTCCCAGTAGCAGAGGCGTAGAGAAGTACGGGCTCTCGGTCTCTTCCGATCGAACAAAGGCACATTCAATAACCCCTTCCTTTCCATTCATCGCATCCACCAGAGAGAACACAAATCGAGCACCAGCATAGGCCATAGACAAGGTGGCAGATCCTGTAAAAGTTACATCACTTTTAGAACAGATCACGTTGAAATTTGGTACATACTTTAGCATCAAAGGCTTCCATACTGATACGTTTACAGAGCTGCAGTGTCATTGACTTCAAGCTCACAGCCAGTCGgataaagcagcagcttctggccAGATACATGCTATTTGGTTGACCATTTATAGGAAGAAACAGCTTAATTTGACAGAAAAGGATTCTTTTTAAAGCCAGACATGGCATGGGATCAGTTAACGTTTAGTCTTACCTACATACTGAGCTGCTTCTGGTATCACAgttcaggcagctgctggcatggCAAAGCAGCTAGATTTGTAATCAGCAGTTCATAATTCTGCACTGCAGTTTAAGTAAGATTAAACTGAAGAGGACTGCACCCATTCAGCCAGCCAAACTGCAGTCAAGAACCAACCTGCTCCTGCTTTAGCTTTAACAACTTCAGTGCCAGCCTCCTGAATTCTCCCTGTAAGCTTCTCCAGTTGATCCTGAGGAAAGTCCACTTTTGGTGTGCACTAGattagaaaaaagaagttactaTCAAATACCAGGACCTCTCCAGATTTAGCATAAAGCCACCCAGACGACGCTTTGTGAGCCATTACAGTTGTTACAGCTCTCAACTGGGAAAATCAGTTAACCCCAGCTCACAGATTGTGACACTGACCAGCTGCAAACATCCACCAAGGCTGCTGGCTACTGCGTGGACTGTAACAGGAGCATAGCTAGGCCTGGCTTGGCCAAGAACAAACTGCAGCTTGATAGCAAAACCAGGGCTTGCCATGGTTACACGCTACTGTGTAGTCTTCTGCACTAGCCGGATGCCCTCCAAGCACATAACAGGCCTTAGGCATTTCAAAGAGCCACCTTATAAATATCTGGGTCACTGTGGCATTATGGAAGTGGAGAGTATTATGAAGGACCCAGTCTGCCAGCAGTATTTAGGAAGTTACAGAACCTTCAGCTACAGCTACGCACATACATTAAGCACAGCTATGTGTGTCCTGACCGACTGCTTAACAAAAGCACCTTCTCAGCATTCAGCTGCTCCAAAGTCCTTGCTCTTATTCCCTAAGACCTTCAGAGAAGGACACTTTACTCCCCACTTAAAGGAAAgccttctccccctcctttctcGCAGATCACTCCTCGGCCATATCTTAGCCATATCCCTCATGAGTCATAGAATcactgaggttggaaaagacctttaagatcatcaagtccaaccgttaacccaggactgccaagtctatCACCAAACCATGTCGCTAAGCTCCGcttctacatgttttttaaatgcctccagggacaGCGATTCCACCACgtccctaggcagcctgttccaatgcttggccaccctttcagtgaagaaatttttcctaatatccaacctaaatttcccctggcacaacttgaggccatttcctcttgtcccatctcttgttatctgggagaagggACCGACACCCACCTGtctgcaacctcctttcaagtagttgtagagGGTGATATGGTCCCCCTgggcctccttttctccaggctaaacatcCCCAGTTTCCCCAGCCGCTCCTCAAAGACtggtgctccagacccttcaccagctcggttgcccatctctggacacgctccagcacctcaatgtttttcttgtagcgaggggcccaaaaccaaacatagtattcaaggtgtggcctcaccagtgccgagcacagggggaagctgcagcctgctTTAGAAGTGCATTTCATTCTGGCTTAGCCGCATGAAGGGAGCCTCTCCCTGACTACCAGCCATTACTGAAGCAGGCCGCCCCACACAGCTTGAGTTATGCCTCTTCATTTCAATGCTGCATGTTGAAGTGGTGTTTCTAGTCCACCACAGCAAAAATCAAATCCAATTTCCTGTTGAAGCAAGGTATTCATATCATGAAATACCTgccatagaaaaaaaaaaaaaaacaaaccacaaacaaacccaaaaacacaGTGTTCAAGACATCTGAAAACCCACACCACACTACAAAGTTCCGATCCCAAACTCCTTTAGAGGAGAAAGGCTGGAACTATTTAAATCACCCAGAGGAGTTCAGATTTAGCTCATTGCCTTCCAGTACTCTGTACCTCATCTCAGGATGAAAGCAGCCACAAGAGCAGGGGAGACTGTCTCTGCTGTATCTTAGCACATTACACACCATCATAAAGGCATTCTACGTCAACTCTAAGGCACTGTTGAGTGTTATGGCCACAGACAGCAGTAACTATGACTTACCTGAGAGATCAGAGGGATGATAGTCTTCCCAGCATGGCCACCAACAACCGGAACACTTACTCGAGCTGGATCTAAGCCCTAAGAGAAACATGAAACTTTCCAGCTTCTGAAGCACATggacaagaaaaacatttaaaaacaacacGCTTCATTTCCTGCCCTGGGTATCTGGCCAAATCTATAACCCAGTGCTCCACAGAGCAGGAGTTTCAGAGACAGCTATACTCCAGGGACAAAGCCAGATCTAAACAGTTAAACGCCAGGTTACTCTGATAACTTTAGCCAGTCACAAGGTATTATTAATGCAAGTTCAGATAAATAACAGCACAAGGACAAAATCCACCAGGGCTACTACGAGCAGTGGCCTGTTACACTTCCTGATACATTGCAGAACATCCTGTAATATGCAGCACAGACAGTTTGACTTGCAAATACATACTACAATTCAACCCTCTGCTTGCACCAGCAGGGTTGAAAGTGCCAACAGAACTAAGGCAAACATGTAGCTTGCTCACAGGGGACAGCTGTGAAAAGGAAAGGTCAGAGTCTCTTGAACCACATTTTGCAAGAAACCCTATCCCCAGGCTCCTCTAGAGAATGGAAACAGGGAATCGTTGCCTTCGCCTCTAGCTCCACAGAAACCTGAGCTCCTTTGGCGCTCTGCAGcgattttaaaagcatttttgacAGATCTGATGACTGAAGCAGGCAGTATTCCTCCCCCAGCATCTGTTACTATGACCTACCTTTAGTTCAGCCACAAAAGTATTTGCTCTGACAATGTCCAGCGTTGTAACACCAAAGATTCTGTTTGGATTATACACACCATGCTTCTTGAAGACTTCTGAAGTTATTGGGATGGTTGAATTTACCTATAAGCAAGAACAGGCAAGCATTCATTAAAATCGGTATAATAATGAAGCCAATGCATGAACTGAACAGGCCAGTAAACAACACAAAGTATATTTATTTCCAGCTTCAAGTCAACTGCAGCCAATTACTTTAATTCCTAAACTGAAGAGCAATTTACAGTCAGGCTGGAataaaacccacacattttaaataaccaTTAAGATAATAAATTTGTTGATTCAAGTTACAAAGGTTCCTCCTCCCTTAGTGATTTCTATTCCAGCTAACACACCAGCATGTATTATAACCATAGTCACAGAGGTGTGTGATATTAAGCACTTACATCCAAGTTTTCTGACTTAAATATAGCCAAGAAAAATGGATTAGTAGAACCAGGCTTACAGTTCATTTCTGCGAATACACTGCAGATCTTAAAGATACTGGTCAAAACTAACAGGAACTGAGTTTACTCTGGTATTCTCAGCATTGATGTTGGTTTTTCCCCTCTAC contains:
- the MDH2 gene encoding malate dehydrogenase, mitochondrial produces the protein MLSRLARPAAALRRGLATTAQNNAKVAVLGASGGIGQPLSLLLKNSPLVSRLSLYDIAHTPGVAADLSHIETRANVKGFLGPEQLPECLKGCNVVVIPAGVPRKPGMTRDDLFNTNASIVATLTTACAKHCPEAMICIISNPVNSTIPITSEVFKKHGVYNPNRIFGVTTLDIVRANTFVAELKGLDPARVSVPVVGGHAGKTIIPLISQCTPKVDFPQDQLEKLTGRIQEAGTEVVKAKAGAGSATLSMAYAGARFVFSLVDAMNGKEGVIECAFVRSEETESPYFSTPLLLGKNGIEKNLGIGKISPFEEKMVAEAMSELKASIKKGEEFAKNFK